A stretch of DNA from Homalodisca vitripennis isolate AUS2020 unplaced genomic scaffold, UT_GWSS_2.1 ScUCBcl_35;HRSCAF=718, whole genome shotgun sequence:
AAATTACCTATAAAATGAAGACTGCGCTTATCACGTTTCGAccctgaaaataattcaaaattatcagcTGTCTCACTCAAACTTCTGTTCAGCCATGTGACTCGTGCTCCAATCTCCTTATTAACCACTGCGGCCCAAGAAAATAACATACATTCTGGATCATTCATAACACCATTACAAATCCTACTCCTTTGGGACGACTTAAATAAGCTATGTCTACTCCTGGCCACGCTGTCTTGTTAAACCAACGGGACGGACGCTTCATATATCTCTGCCGACTTTATCTCTTTCCCAGTAGACACCTGTAACAACTGATATTGGAGTTTGGCCATCCTGACTCGCctctacaaataaaacattaccaaaaattACAATGATCATACTAACAAGTGTCATTACCTTCGGTAGCGTATCCATAGTTCTCTGTCACGTGGCACACTGTTACTGTAGTCACaacaaattaaactaacaatcaagttttaacacatttatctAATATTAGCACACCtaaattatcaacttataaatataacgctggttaactaaaatttcaagaaatattacgtATACAGGACACCAGTTAGTTTTTAACCGCTCGAGCGTCGTGAGCTCACTGTCTAGGCACACTAGTGTTCCGATTTTGGACCTTGCCCTGCCTATCTTGCATTGTCTCACAGTGCAATGATCACATTATCGCTTAGCTGGGCAGTTTTACTCGTAGCCAAACACAAATATTACACTGGCAAGCACAAAATAGTCctcttttttttttataatgaatatacagACGGTCTAAAGTTATTGTCTTGCACAGGATAGATTATATAAGTTACACGCTACCCTatcctaaatttgttttaacactaatttatacACTAATTACATTCATAAAAGAACATGCATCATCCTTTCATTTTATCTTCTAGTTTCTTGGATAAAAACGTTTTAGTCGACTCACGTGAACTGTGTCAAAATAACACCGGTTCCCTTTCTTGATTTCTATTTCATAGTTCACTTCGGAAAGCCTGGATATCACCTTATACGGGCCGTTCCACCTATGTAGTAACTTGGTAGTCCTTCCCTTCTTGCGAAGCTGGTGTCCATATCATGACTAGATCATCGGGTTCATACTCTACGAAACGGTGCTTCTGGTCGTACCGATCCTTCTGTTTCTGTTGACTTCTTTccactatttttattacatctcTGCGGACACTGGTGAACTCTTTGCAGAACTTCCTCCGCCTTCACGTCACTACTTACATTTTTGCGTAGAGTTACATCAACAGGTAGTCGAGCTTCCATTCCAAAAAGCATATAGTAAGGACTATGTTTTATGGTTTCCTGACGACTTGTGTTGTAGCTGAAACATGTGAGATTTACGTAAAGATCCCAGTCTCTCTGATTAGACCCCTGTATAATAAGATAACATCCTGAGCCAGTGTGCCGTTGAAATGTTCTACTAAGCCATTGCACGCTGGATGATAAGCTGTTGTGAATAACGTGCGGATTCCCAGtccgttttaaaatttcacacactAAGTTCGACCTAAAATTCTTTCCTCTGTCAGTAAGGATCTCGTTCGGACATCCAAACCTACAAATGATTCTGTTGATCACAAATTTCGCGGTCTCTTCTGCAGTAGCTGAGGGGGTCGCTTTTGCTTCAGCCCACTTTGTCGCATAATCCATCGCTACTATGATGGTACTTATTTCCGTTGTCTGTCTTTGTAAACGGACCCAATACATCTATCCCAATTCTTTTTCAAAAAGGATACCCCACCGGAATGGGTTGTAACATCCCTGCTGGAGATAATTTTGGTGTCTTTCGAGTTTGACAGTGTAAGCACGTTTTGACGTACTTCTCAGTATCCTTTATCATGTTCGGCCAATAGAACCGGCACTTCAATTTATGAAACGTCTTGGTGAAACCCAGATGTCCCACCTGCCAAAGGGCTGTCATgacattcatacaaaatttcacttcTGATTGCTTTCAGGTACTACTAGCAGTTTCTTTTCTCCAATATGAGCAACATTACGTCTGTTATAGCACTCCATCTTCCAGCATAAAACTCCTTGCCATTCTTCTTTCTGTCGCTGTAGACTCTTCCGGTTTTAACATTGTGTCCTTGATTCTTCTGCACTCCTCGTCCTCATCCTGTAATTTGGGTAGATCTGTCCAATTCAGCGCTAACATGGGTATTTCATTGGTCTTGTCTTCGTCTTCTGGCTTACAGTCCTCACAAGCATTCCTTGAAAGTGTGTCAGGAACTACATTGTAGGCGTCTTGTTTGTGCCTTATTTCATAGTCAAAACTCCATGAGCTTCAGGGCC
This window harbors:
- the LOC124370104 gene encoding uncharacterized protein LOC124370104; this encodes MTLNPSKCTFGYQEVKVLGHTVSAKGVSPDAGKIKDILNFEPPRRLRALRSISGACQLLPHKQDAYNVVPDTLSRNACEDCKPEDEDKTNEIPMLALNWTDLPKLQDEDEECRRIKDTMLKPEESTATERRMARSFMLEDGVL